A region from the Triticum aestivum cultivar Chinese Spring chromosome 3D, IWGSC CS RefSeq v2.1, whole genome shotgun sequence genome encodes:
- the LOC123076208 gene encoding dihydropyrimidinase-like produces the protein MSLRALAMVHAENGDAVAEGQQQMIDLGITGPEGHALSRPPVLEGEATSRAIRLAKFVNTPLYVVHVMSTDAMEEIAKAKREGQRVIGEPMVSGLVLDDSWLWDPDFATASKYVMSPPIREAGHNKALQAALSSGILQLVGTDHCTFNSTQKAFGSDDFRKIPNGVNGIEERMHIIWDSMVETGTSTSNQIKPTMLQQR, from the exons ATGTCTCTTCGTGCACTGGCTATGGTTCATGCAGAGAACGGGGATGCTGTTGCTGAGGGACAGCAGCAGATGATTGACCTTGGGATAACTGGTCCAGAAGGGCATGCTCTCTCAAGACCTCCAGTT TTGGAAGGCGAGGCTACTTCACGGGCAATTCGATTAGCAAAATTCGTCAATACACCGTTGTATGTTGTTCATGTGATGAGTACTGATGCAATGGAAGAGATTGCCAAGGCTAAAAGAGAAG GTCAGAGAGTCATCGGGGAACCTATGGTATCTGGGCTAGTCCTTGATGATTCTTGGCTTTGGGATCCTGACTTTGCAACTGCTTCAAA GTATGTGATGAGTCCTCCAATCCGGGAAGCAGGGCATAATAAAGCACTTCAAGCTGCTCTTTCATCAGGAATATTACAG CTTGTGGGAACTGATCATTGCACCTTCAATTCCACTCAGAAAGCTTTCGGTTCTGATGATTTCAGGAAGATTCCCAATGGCGTAAATG GTATTGAAGAAAGGATGCATATAATTTGGGATAGCATGGTG GAGACCGGCACAAGCACAAGCAACCAAATCAAGCCTACCATGCTCCAGCAAAGATAG